A genomic window from Methanovulcanius yangii includes:
- the frhA gene encoding coenzyme F420 hydrogenase subunit alpha — translation MTKVVEISPTTRHEGHTKITMQVNDAGIVERGDWLSLTPVRGIEKLAIGKSMHQAPKISSRVCGICPIAHTLAGIEAMEASIGCVIPDDAYLLRVILQCANRLHSHALHNILSLPDMYIPGTDTHINPFTSEEPVRSVALRIQKLREIGQTVGEIVGGEPIHPSNPRVGGMYKNITPRAKSKLYDLAKEALPLARDHMEFMITVFKDWDARPMASVANGKEVEKTEKFGFHDQGYMATDPLYGSSSLDIEPMWYPERWTEVRPWDWYQGELEVSLEDAEYPIGGTTPVGTKVWPAMEACTGVPLYDGAPVEVGPRARLAMFRNYDRKGAMGLQIARQMEYMDCLYSMIEAIDAVDTSGAVVADEIPQGDGSLGWAANEAPRGTDVHLAKVRDGKVEWYSLLVPTTWNFPTVSRALEGAPWQLTEVIMRAYDPCVSCATHMMVVDDSKKVVAQKMFQ, via the coding sequence ATGACAAAAGTTGTTGAGATTTCCCCAACTACAAGGCATGAGGGCCACACCAAGATCACGATGCAGGTCAATGACGCAGGCATCGTCGAGCGTGGTGACTGGCTCAGCCTGACGCCCGTCAGGGGTATTGAAAAACTCGCCATCGGTAAGTCGATGCACCAGGCACCCAAGATTTCTTCCCGTGTCTGTGGTATCTGTCCGATTGCCCACACCCTTGCCGGTATCGAAGCGATGGAGGCATCCATCGGTTGCGTCATCCCCGATGATGCATACCTTCTCCGTGTGATCCTCCAGTGCGCAAACAGGCTGCACAGCCACGCACTGCACAACATCCTCTCACTGCCGGACATGTACATCCCCGGAACGGACACCCATATCAACCCGTTCACCTCCGAGGAACCTGTCCGCAGCGTCGCTCTTCGGATCCAGAAGCTCCGTGAGATCGGCCAGACGGTGGGCGAGATCGTCGGTGGCGAACCTATCCACCCGTCCAACCCCCGTGTCGGCGGTATGTACAAGAACATCACCCCGCGTGCAAAATCCAAGCTCTATGATCTCGCCAAGGAGGCACTGCCCCTTGCCCGTGACCACATGGAGTTCATGATCACGGTCTTCAAGGACTGGGATGCACGCCCCATGGCATCCGTTGCAAACGGCAAGGAAGTCGAGAAGACCGAGAAGTTCGGATTCCACGACCAGGGCTACATGGCAACCGACCCGCTCTACGGCAGCTCCTCGCTCGATATCGAGCCGATGTGGTACCCCGAGCGCTGGACCGAAGTCCGCCCGTGGGACTGGTACCAGGGTGAACTCGAAGTATCCCTCGAGGATGCAGAGTACCCGATTGGCGGCACGACCCCGGTCGGCACCAAGGTATGGCCTGCAATGGAAGCCTGCACCGGTGTCCCCCTGTATGACGGCGCACCCGTCGAGGTCGGCCCCCGTGCACGTCTCGCGATGTTCCGCAACTACGACCGCAAGGGCGCAATGGGCCTGCAGATCGCACGCCAGATGGAATACATGGACTGCCTGTACAGCATGATCGAGGCGATCGATGCAGTTGACACGTCCGGCGCCGTCGTCGCAGACGAGATCCCGCAGGGTGACGGCTCACTCGGCTGGGCAGCAAACGAGGCACCCCGTGGAACCGATGTCCACCTGGCAAAGGTCAGGGACGGCAAGGTTGAGTGGTACTCGCTCCTTGTGCCGACCACCTGGAACTTCCCGACTGTCAGCCGTGCCCTCGAGGGTGCACC